The genome window TAGCCCAACATTGTGTTAAAGATCTTTGCCAACTTCAAACAATATAACAGTTTTGAAATCTTGAAGCTTTCATGTAAAATTTTAAACCGtaattttgtatgtatgtgttggaaaataaataaattaaatgttttggaCTTTTTTGTAGATCTGTTTTGCCACATCCATAGTTTACATAGAACTCTATGTAATTACGTATGTATAAAAGAATGCTGTATTTGAAatatattgacattttttaaagaccctgtgaaccggaagttgcgatcgtttttactttccgagtgaaatggaatttctaatgagaaaaacagtgggcgtgactatcgtctttctctgcgatttgattggatgtaaaaaaacagccgttgcccacttgtttttaaatggaactggcagcagacttaacagttgaaggggaggagttaacggatgctccgcccaagccgtctaacatatgtcatccgagatggatagtcattacaggacggaagtgcattttcagattttaactaaagagtatgagggcacacgaattttaaaaagagaatgacccacattgatgaactatttataataaacgctccaatatttcatgaaaaaatagacattgtaatttttaatttcactggaactttaatgaaaagtttttcacttttttattttatttttctttagttatcTTTCTCTTACAGGTTTTTAATTGATTTAGAAACAGATTGACATCAGAGATAAACAAAATGCGTAACGGATCACCAGCCCAGCAGGAGCAGCAGTGAGCACACACGTACAACATTATCACTCAGGAGAACATGCAAGGAATTTATCGTGAAATGTACCATTTTTCTTGCATTCATTTACTATAACATCCATCAAAAACAGAGGAAGTATCATGTCGTTGTTGGAGTCTGAGGTCTTCGCTGTTTTGGAGACACTTGTAAAAACCACTCTTCATGAAATGACTAAAGTTTTCTCACGAGGCACGTCTGCACCGGCAGATACTGCAGTCAGCGAGCCTGCAAATGTCGAGTTTACGGTAAGTTGACGGAGTGACCGTGTTTTTGTTTGCAGCGTACGTTTTGTATCTTTGTAGATTGCATCAAATGCTTAGATTTCACAATAAATCTCTTTATGAGTTACGCATCACAACcaatggccgtttctcaatatgctttcttcagcggtcttgtgtcctcgttttctcgctctacgtcatcaataaccgtcaaagtccTTTCCATCCCTGCGTTCCAatccgcatactatccgtcctaattcgaaagtagaattagtatgcCCCAAATCGTAGTAaattgaaaatagtattccaaaggTTCCCGGATGGTGTACTACTTCctgtagaaattcgaagtgcagaatgatgcacactaggggtgggcggatcgatctaaatatcgatagtatcgatgccaacactggtattggtatcagatcgatacaattgtaattgaattgatattttaatttaaatatctcaCCTCTACGTTCATTATACTTTTCTCGTGTCTTCTACCTCTACAATCCTGAGCAAACGCTGCTTTCACATCCTGGCCCACTTTGCTACTCCTCCCCCTCCTGCTGCGATTCGTTGTTGTGTCGTCACGTGACTCACTGACACAACGCGCCGAGGAGCCTCGAACTGAGTGAGCGAAGCTGATAGCACATTGAATGAGAGATCAGGGTGGCCGAGAGGAAGAGAAGCGTTGTGActtcaatacattaataaaaaatattgtctaaagaattgatcattcattcacctgagaaacaatgacatactgctctcccctacacaaaagtatttttttttaagtaaaaagtatcgtattggtatcggcaatactgaccctatatgtatttggtatcggatcgataccaaattttgcagtatcgcccaccactaatgcacactctaacggctgatattacccacaactcaccacgAATAGGCTGAGTTTAATGATGCTCCACTGCATTCATAAATTATATTGCTTATGagtcactaaattaacaaatgtaagtatacagtaaacattacatatgaaataatgaatgaataaataccttaatggaaagaagagctgtattttgatgtgtgtgacagttattggccacaatgttgtctaggcaacaatgCCCACTTCTGCTTCcggttagtatgtcccagtttgTGCAATCTATTTtgccatgcactcaaaagtacctactattccaacacaaaaacagtgcCTACTATTAGGGATAGTATATGTAGGCGAATTGGAGCGCAGGGACTctgacggctgatattacccacaactcaccacgAGTAGgcagagtttagtgacgcttcactgcattaatatattatattgcttatgagtcactaaattaacaaatgtaagtatacagtaaacattacatatgaaataatgaatgaatgaataaataccttaatgtaaagaagagctgtattttgatgtgtgtgacagttattggccacaatgttgtctaggcaacaacggccacttccgcttcctgttagtatgtcccagtttgTGCAATCTATTTTGCCACGCGCTCAAAATTACCTATtccaactagggctgtcacgattattaaataatcgtctcatagcgattgtttgacctcatcgcgatggtttcaaatcatcgcaattattgcacatctctatagaagacactagggggtgctgtagtgcatctgcatattgcatattttattgtatatattgtaactaaagcatggtattacttgtcaaatgtaccaccacaacacaatcacttaaaaaaaaactaaagcatataccataaaaataacctgcagtacaatttaatattattatgtgtgaaaaccagtctaccaaaatctcattaacatagaagtaaacttttattgtagtcttgcaagtgagaaaaaaaacagactagaagcttttctatgactgatagcattttattggtggcttcaattcactcctgatcaatttaactaatttacaagtatttggcggttgtattattgacaggtaaaagcctaaaccttaagtatgatgatccaattttttcctatgtatttccaagaaaaagaacatagtctttatattcagaacaatatggtcgtttcaaagctgaataaaaaatgtatgagaattaaaagtcaaagctctaaaacagacaattaatcgtcatagtcgcaatgatttattagacagttaatcgtcagccaaatttcataatcgtgacagccctaattccaacacaaaaacagtacctactattagggctagtataagtaggtgaattggaacgcagggagtatgtcccaaatcgtagtatgttgaaaatagtattccaaagattcccggatggtctactacttccggtagaaattcgaagtgcagaatgatgcacactctttaacggctgatattacccacaactcaccgcgagtaggcggagtttagtgatgctccactgcattaataaattatataactgatgcgtcactaaattaacaaatgtaagtatacagtaaacatcacatacgaaataatgaatgaataaataccttaatggaaagaagagctgtattttgatgtgtgtgatggttattggccacaatgttgtctaggcaacaacggccacttccgcttcctgttatTATGTCCCAATATTATGTATGTGCAATCTCTTTtgccatgcactcaaaagtacctactattccaacacaaaaacagtgcCTACTATTAGGggatagtataagtaggcgaattggaacgcagggCACTACTCAAtaacagagaacgcatgaaagttccccggatgtgttctcgatatcaaggaggCATCGAATGCAGTCTTGCGCTACCCCGCACTTTTCCCATTTTCAAGAAGATATAAAGATTTatataaaatctttatttacCTCTTGTAACAAAAAGGATATCAAAACTTTAGATATATCCTCACTTTGTGGTGTCtttgtttaatttatgttcttaatttttttttattatgtatatatatatattttcctctctgttaatttttattatatttatatctgATTGATCTGCTCTATTTGGTTATCCTTCAACTCCCTAGCTGTTGTTTATGATCTTTTTTTCTATGTTATGTCAAATTTCTATGTCAAGTCCGTTTTTTgcattcttggaattgagaaacggccaataTCTGCACCAGGAATATAGATAAATAGGAATATGAAGCTAAAGTGCACACAtacgcaaaaaaaaacattaaatgtctTTAGTACAAATTGGTAACAGCTCTTGCTTTCATATGTTTCAGACCCACTTGAACTGTGTTTTAGAAGAGCAGGCAAGGGAAGCTGGGGTTAAACTGTGCCAGCTTTTCTCTGCAATTTTGCAACTTGAATTGAGTCCCGGTGAGGTGCCACAGGACAGTTTGACTTCAAGATTGAAGCGAGGTGAGAAACAGCAAAAGAGTGTACAGGAAGATACTGAGAGCCACCATAGAAGTCAGTTCACTGACCAGCTAATGTTTGGTGAGGCCTATTACTGTTCCTTCATCACACACACTTGTTTTTCGGAGAAATCCTTTAAAATTTGTGGTTATGCTATTACAGCTACTGAAGAGAAATATGCTGTTATTGTGAACTGGGGACAGGAGAAAATCATAGACACTGATCAAGTGGAAACGGTAAGCCTTTAGGATGTACTGCAGTTGGGTTCTGGTAGTAAAATCCCAATCATTTTTTCCACAGAGAAGTATGTTAAGCTGCTCTTGTGCTCTGTAGAAGTGGATTACATTAGCAGTTTGCATAACTTTCTTCTCAGTATGCTTCTATtgatctctttttctttcttgaaAAGCAAATTGCTGTGCCATCACAGAAGAATGAGCAAGACATCAACTCATCTGCAATGCAGGAGGATGCAGAAAAATCAAAAAATGTGAAAGTTTCAAAAAACACAAAGGTGCGAGTGAGCGTTCGGAGAAAAGGTCAACAGTTTACCTGTAAACACTGTAAAAGGAAGTTTGACTCGTATGTGCGATTGAGAGCTCATTGGGTTGTCCATGCAGCAACAGCAGAGAAGCCCTTCCGCTGCTCACAATGTGATAAACATTTCCCAGATAAACGCAGTTTGGATGTACACCGTAAGCTTCACAAGGGACCGTATATTTGCGATCAGTGTGGCACgactttctcaaaatataaagAGTTCCAATCTCACCAGAAGATTCATAATGCAGACAAATCTTTTACATGTAAAGATTGTGGGAAATCTTTTCAGCAAGCTTACGGTCTCAGGAAGCATCTAGTCGTCCACTCGGCAGAAAAGCAGTACACATGCGATGTATGTGGAAAGAGCTTCGGCCTTCGTAACAATCTGCATCGACACCAGAGAATCCACACGGGCGAGAAGCCGTTCAGCTGTCAGACTTGCGGGAGAAGTTTCAACCAGCTAGATACGCTGAAGTCGCACAGACTAACTCACACTGGTGAGAAACCGCACAAATGCAAAACATGCGGTCAGGGCTTTGTACAGAAGTGGATGCTCACCTTGCATGAAGGGCAAACCGGCCACAGCTGTGTTGTGTGTGGCGGGGTGTATGCTTGCATAAATACGCTAAAAACACACTTCCAGGTTCATGCTGGAAAGTTGCCCGCTCCCTGTAGAGTCTGCGGAAAGACTCTTAACTCCATCAGCGCCTTAAAATCTCACCAGCATACGGACGCAGTCATCTCTAAATACAGCTGTACTGTGTGTGGAAAGTCCTTTAAGAGTGCAGGCTACTTGAAGGTACATAAGAGAATTCATACGGGGGAGAAGCCCTTTGGCTGCTCGGTGTGTGGGAAAGCATTTCGTCAACAGGCTAGCCTTAAAGCTCACCAGGTCTTGCATACCGGTGAAAGACCTTTTGGTTGCGACGTGTGTGAAAAAGGATTTTGCACCCTAGGAAATCTCCGAAGGCACCAGCGGATACATACCGGAGAAAAGCCGTTCACCTGTGAGGTGTGTGGACGAGGTTTTAATCAGTCTAATTCTCTCAAAGCTCACATGCACATTCACACGGGCCAGAAGCCGTACATGTGCGACAAATGTGGGAAAAGTTTTGCTTATTTGAGAAATATGAGGAGCCATAAATGTTTGTAAATATACAGTGAAGTTATATTTCAGTATAGAGGCTGTCACTAAACATGCTTATTTGAATTGTGTTGTGTAAAATAGATGGCATCTATGAGTTTACTTTAGGAATGTTGAATGAACTGTAAAGTACTTTTtggaaatgcaaaataaagtcTTTACAATTCTTAAAGGGTTGGCAATGCCTACATTATTAAACACTTTAAATCAGAGGGCGATGGCCTTGagttcatttgttttaatttaataaattgataATCATGCAActaagaaaataaaagaaatgaacaTTGACATTTACAAGGCATTTCCTTGCATTCTCCTACCCATATTTAATATGTTGCAATGTATTATAATTCGTACCTGTTAAAATAATTCTAcaattcaaacaaaacaaacatgtcaGATGTATAACATTTAACAATTTTATTCAAGCATTTTTACCCAGTGCATTCATTTGAGTTTGTATTACATCTTGACCATTTTAGtcatcagatttttttataggAAACTCAAAGAAATAAAGTACTTGTGTCTATGAACAAAACAGATCCAACCTAGTTTTGCAGCAACACACAACCACAGCTTGCAGCCATTCGAGGTTCTTCGAAACACTCAAATAAGTGAAAGGCAGTTATGAGTTTAGAAATGAGTAAGTGGAATTTCCCTTTTGCCCTCTGAAATGCTTTATCCTGTTATGCACTCTCTGAAAAGTAAGGGTTTTGTAAATGCGGTTTATTTTACACCA of Triplophysa rosa linkage group LG14, Trosa_1v2, whole genome shotgun sequence contains these proteins:
- the si:dkey-182i3.10 gene encoding gastrula zinc finger protein XlCGF57.1 gives rise to the protein MSLLESEVFAVLETLVKTTLHEMTKVFSRGTSAPADTAVSEPANVEFTTHLNCVLEEQAREAGVKLCQLFSAILQLELSPGEVPQDSLTSRLKRGEKQQKSVQEDTESHHRSQFTDQLMFATEEKYAVIVNWGQEKIIDTDQVETQIAVPSQKNEQDINSSAMQEDAEKSKNVKVSKNTKVRVSVRRKGQQFTCKHCKRKFDSYVRLRAHWVVHAATAEKPFRCSQCDKHFPDKRSLDVHRKLHKGPYICDQCGTTFSKYKEFQSHQKIHNADKSFTCKDCGKSFQQAYGLRKHLVVHSAEKQYTCDVCGKSFGLRNNLHRHQRIHTGEKPFSCQTCGRSFNQLDTLKSHRLTHTGEKPHKCKTCGQGFVQKWMLTLHEGQTGHSCVVCGGVYACINTLKTHFQVHAGKLPAPCRVCGKTLNSISALKSHQHTDAVISKYSCTVCGKSFKSAGYLKVHKRIHTGEKPFGCSVCGKAFRQQASLKAHQVLHTGERPFGCDVCEKGFCTLGNLRRHQRIHTGEKPFTCEVCGRGFNQSNSLKAHMHIHTGQKPYMCDKCGKSFAYLRNMRSHKCL